The Nitrospira sp. genome contains a region encoding:
- a CDS encoding VTT domain-containing protein — MTTFQFLADHGVWVLFWVILVEQIGFPIPAIPLLVAAGALVGAGKMSVAAALLVPVAASLPPDVAWYYLGRHKGGKVLGFLCRLSLEPDSCVRDTQNLFHRNGPRTLLLAKFIPGFSTVAPPLAGIVGMSALTFILYDVAGTLIWAGVSAGVGALFSNQLEQLVGLFDQGGGLLLTVLVVGLAGFLGYKFYHRQKFLRHLRMSKISVEELKRQLDAGEAISVVDVRHPLSVQLDPDSIPGAINFTLEDIELRHHEIPRDRDIVLYCTCPNEVSSARTAFLLKKKGIHRVRPLEGGLDAWRERNYPVERRAIPPLASP; from the coding sequence GTGACGACCTTTCAATTCCTTGCCGACCATGGGGTGTGGGTGCTTTTCTGGGTGATCCTCGTCGAGCAGATCGGTTTTCCCATTCCAGCCATTCCTCTGCTGGTCGCCGCCGGCGCTCTCGTGGGGGCCGGAAAAATGTCGGTGGCGGCCGCCCTGCTCGTCCCGGTGGCCGCGTCATTGCCGCCGGATGTCGCCTGGTACTACCTGGGGCGCCATAAAGGCGGAAAGGTGCTCGGCTTCCTCTGCCGACTGTCGCTGGAACCGGACTCGTGTGTACGCGACACGCAGAATCTGTTTCATCGGAACGGACCCCGGACGCTGTTGCTGGCTAAGTTTATCCCCGGCTTCAGCACGGTGGCGCCTCCGCTGGCCGGGATCGTCGGGATGAGTGCCCTCACGTTTATCCTCTATGACGTGGCCGGTACCCTCATCTGGGCCGGGGTGAGTGCCGGAGTCGGGGCCCTCTTCAGCAATCAACTCGAACAACTGGTCGGCTTGTTCGATCAGGGCGGCGGGCTGCTGCTGACGGTGTTGGTCGTCGGGTTGGCTGGATTCCTGGGGTACAAGTTCTATCACCGGCAGAAGTTCTTGCGGCACCTGCGCATGTCAAAGATCTCCGTGGAGGAACTGAAGCGGCAGCTGGATGCCGGCGAGGCGATCAGCGTGGTGGATGTGCGACATCCGTTGTCGGTGCAACTCGATCCGGATAGTATTCCTGGTGCGATCAATTTCACGTTGGAAGACATTGAACTGCGCCATCACGAAATTCCGCGCGACCGCGACATCGTGCTCTACTGCACTTGTCCTAATGAGGTGTCCAGTGCCAGGACGGCGTTCCTATTGAAAAAGAAGGGCATCCATCGTGTCCGTCCGTTGGAGGGCGGCCTCGACGCCTGGCGTGAGCGGAACTATCCGGTGGAGCGGCGCGCTATCCCACCTCTGGCATCCCCTTGA
- a CDS encoding c-type cytochrome — protein MGRVGTGGWRSCLVAAVFLGVLGLAATKVMSEPSAPSPGALSMVQQAPFGLEDPAGYIPADNPQTAKKIELGRWLFFDKRLSKNNSIACANCHMPGLAFTDGQAVSTGVNRLQGGRSAPTAINRVYSKAQFWDGRAETLEDQSIGPFVNPVEHGFIDHDELVAKLKTIGGYRRLFREVFDREVAIGDVGRAIASFQRTLLSGNSPVDRFDMGGEEQALSPQAQRGLELFRGKARCTRCHSGFNFSDEKFHNLGIGWDTNTVDLGRYMVTKNPEDIGAFKTPTLREIARTAPYMHDGRFATLEEVVRFYNQGGIKNPHLDNTVIPLELTESEQQDLVALLRSLNGEGWQQVTAPAEFPK, from the coding sequence ATGGGGAGGGTGGGCACGGGAGGATGGCGATCATGTTTGGTGGCGGCTGTGTTCTTGGGGGTCTTGGGCCTGGCGGCTACAAAGGTCATGAGTGAGCCATCGGCACCGTCGCCGGGGGCTCTCTCTATGGTTCAGCAGGCGCCGTTTGGCTTGGAGGACCCCGCCGGGTACATTCCGGCGGACAATCCACAGACCGCGAAAAAGATCGAGTTGGGGCGCTGGCTCTTCTTCGACAAACGGTTGTCTAAGAATAACAGTATCGCCTGTGCGAATTGCCACATGCCTGGGCTCGCATTCACCGACGGGCAAGCGGTCTCCACCGGGGTCAACAGGCTGCAGGGAGGTCGGAGTGCGCCGACCGCGATTAATCGCGTGTATAGCAAGGCCCAATTCTGGGACGGCCGTGCGGAGACGCTGGAGGATCAATCCATCGGTCCATTCGTGAATCCGGTCGAGCATGGCTTTATCGATCACGATGAACTGGTGGCGAAACTGAAGACCATCGGGGGGTATCGAAGGCTATTTCGCGAGGTGTTTGATCGTGAGGTGGCCATCGGGGATGTCGGCCGGGCTATCGCCAGCTTTCAACGGACGTTATTGTCCGGCAACAGTCCGGTGGATCGCTTTGACATGGGCGGTGAGGAGCAGGCCCTGAGTCCCCAGGCGCAACGCGGCCTCGAACTGTTCCGTGGCAAAGCGCGCTGCACCCGTTGTCATTCCGGGTTCAATTTTTCCGATGAAAAGTTCCACAACCTCGGGATTGGCTGGGATACCAACACGGTGGACTTGGGCCGGTACATGGTGACCAAGAATCCCGAAGACATCGGGGCCTTCAAGACACCGACGCTGCGCGAAATCGCACGGACCGCGCCGTATATGCACGACGGCCGGTTTGCCACTCTTGAAGAGGTCGTCAGGTTTTACAATCAGGGTGGAATCAAGAATCCCCATCTCGACAATACCGTGATTCCTCTTGAGCTTACAGAGAGTGAGCAGCAGGACCTGGTGGCGTTGCTGCGGTCGCTCAACGGGGAAGGCTGGCAACAGGTCACGGCACCGGCCGAGTTTCCAAAATAA
- a CDS encoding hydrogen peroxide-inducible genes activator, with the protein MTLTELQYIVALAHERHFGRAAERSFVTQPALSLAVQKLEKELGVAIFERRKHQAVLTPLGEQIVQQAQRVLEEVDQIKLLAAQGKNQLVGSLRLGAIATVGPYLLPDLVPLLHKRAPEMPLEIEENLTVNLTAMLKSGKLDVIMIALPFEEPGILVQALYDEPFKAVVPADHRLAKKGTLDPSAMTGERVLLPHAGHCFRHQVLEACPELSRSDSEGLQGNSLETIRQMVASGLGITVMPSSAVTNRHLNKRLTVLEFVKPVPERRIALAWRKGFSRPAVIRTIQEAVAMLKIPGLEPVSAQA; encoded by the coding sequence ATGACGCTCACCGAGCTCCAATACATTGTCGCGCTGGCGCATGAACGGCATTTCGGCCGGGCTGCCGAACGGAGTTTCGTCACCCAACCGGCACTGAGCCTGGCCGTGCAGAAGCTGGAGAAGGAGTTGGGCGTGGCGATCTTTGAGCGGCGTAAACATCAAGCCGTGCTCACTCCGCTGGGGGAACAGATCGTCCAGCAAGCCCAACGGGTGTTGGAGGAGGTGGATCAGATCAAGCTCCTCGCGGCCCAAGGAAAGAATCAATTGGTGGGGTCCTTACGGCTCGGCGCCATCGCAACCGTGGGGCCGTACCTGCTGCCGGATCTCGTGCCCCTCCTGCACAAGCGCGCGCCGGAGATGCCGCTGGAGATCGAGGAAAATTTAACGGTGAACCTGACGGCCATGTTGAAGAGCGGCAAGCTCGACGTCATCATGATCGCCTTGCCGTTCGAGGAGCCGGGCATTTTGGTGCAGGCCCTGTACGACGAACCGTTCAAGGCTGTCGTACCGGCTGATCATCGCCTGGCAAAGAAGGGAACCCTCGATCCCTCCGCCATGACCGGTGAGCGCGTCCTGCTGCCCCATGCCGGGCATTGCTTCAGGCATCAGGTATTGGAGGCCTGCCCGGAACTCAGTCGGTCAGACTCCGAAGGGTTGCAGGGAAATTCCCTGGAAACGATTCGTCAAATGGTCGCCTCGGGACTCGGCATTACCGTCATGCCCTCCAGCGCCGTCACGAATAGGCATCTGAACAAACGACTGACTGTGTTGGAGTTTGTGAAACCGGTACCGGAGCGGCGCATTGCCCTGGCGTGGCGCAAGGGATTTTCCAGACCGGCTGTCATCAGGACCATTCAGGAGGCGGTGGCGATGTTAAAAATTCCAGGACTGGAGCCGGTCTCCGCACAAGCCTGA
- the uraH gene encoding hydroxyisourate hydrolase: protein MADQQRISIHVLDQSHGRPAEGIPVTLEIRGMAGLWKQLGQDRTDADGRSGDLYPAGVRLQTGTYRLTFDVSGYFRGRNVVSFFPEVVVVFTVQDVAQTYHIPLLLSPFGYSTYRGS, encoded by the coding sequence ATGGCGGACCAGCAGCGCATCAGCATTCACGTGCTCGATCAATCACACGGACGACCGGCCGAGGGAATTCCCGTGACATTGGAGATTCGCGGCATGGCCGGTCTCTGGAAGCAGCTCGGCCAAGACCGTACCGATGCAGACGGCCGCAGCGGAGATCTCTATCCCGCCGGCGTCCGCTTACAAACTGGAACCTACCGTCTCACGTTCGACGTATCCGGCTATTTTCGCGGCAGGAATGTGGTGAGTTTCTTCCCCGAGGTGGTCGTGGTGTTTACGGTGCAAGATGTGGCACAGACCTATCACATTCCGCTGTTACTCAGCCCCTTCGGCTACAGCACCTATCGCGGCAGTTGA
- a CDS encoding ankyrin repeat domain-containing protein, with the protein MPVSGDRDQALIRAAEGNDVALVRQLVADGADLRARDGRGRTALMAATYQNHVESARLLIHAGADVNAQDALQNSPLLLAGASGYVEIVKLTLTAGPDFTVYNRFGGTALIPACERGHIDVVRALLQTTIDVNHVNRLGWTALLEAILLSDGGTRHQEIVRLLLAAGANPNLADHDGVTPLRHARHKGYRVIADQLVAAGAHE; encoded by the coding sequence ATGCCGGTGAGCGGAGATCGGGACCAAGCCTTGATCAGGGCGGCGGAAGGAAACGATGTTGCGCTGGTCCGGCAGTTAGTCGCCGATGGAGCCGACCTCCGCGCGCGTGACGGACGCGGGCGCACCGCCTTAATGGCGGCCACCTATCAAAATCACGTGGAAAGCGCCAGGTTGCTCATTCACGCCGGGGCCGACGTTAATGCGCAAGACGCATTACAGAACAGCCCGCTGCTCCTGGCCGGCGCCAGCGGGTACGTCGAGATTGTGAAGCTGACCTTGACCGCTGGTCCCGATTTCACCGTCTACAACCGGTTCGGCGGAACCGCGCTCATTCCAGCCTGTGAGCGAGGGCATATCGACGTGGTTCGCGCCTTGTTGCAGACGACGATTGATGTGAATCATGTCAACCGATTGGGGTGGACGGCCTTGCTGGAGGCCATTCTGTTGAGCGACGGCGGGACGAGGCATCAAGAAATTGTTCGACTGTTGCTGGCTGCAGGGGCAAACCCGAACCTCGCCGACCACGATGGTGTGACGCCATTGCGGCATGCCAGGCACAAGGGATATCGGGTGATTGCGGACCAGCTCGTGGCGGCGGGAGCGCACGAGTGA
- a CDS encoding MBL fold metallo-hydrolase — MANPAKRLIDNVEGHFYVDVRCINCDACRQLAPASFSEVGDYSAVTRQPLTEMEIRKAYHALLACPTGAIGETQKDKSALDAARTDFPLPIEENVYYCGFNSEHSFGANSFFIRHPDGNWLIDSPRYLKHLVEAFERLGGLSYIFLTHEDDVADAARYARRFGARCIIHRADAHAMPEAEEIMEGVDEILYRPEFRIIPVPGHTEGSLCLLYRDRFLFTGDHLWWEPETRQLEAPRQLVWNADALVRSCERLAQYSFEWVLAGHGGRIGLPQHEMRAALEELVLRRQGVRM, encoded by the coding sequence ATGGCGAATCCCGCAAAACGATTGATCGACAATGTGGAAGGCCACTTCTACGTGGACGTCCGGTGCATCAACTGTGATGCCTGCCGTCAACTGGCTCCAGCCAGTTTCTCGGAGGTCGGAGACTATTCCGCCGTGACCCGCCAGCCGCTCACCGAAATGGAAATTCGGAAAGCCTACCATGCCCTCCTCGCCTGCCCCACCGGGGCGATCGGCGAGACGCAGAAAGACAAAAGCGCGCTGGATGCGGCCAGGACTGACTTTCCCCTTCCCATTGAGGAGAACGTCTACTACTGCGGGTTCAATTCGGAGCACTCGTTCGGCGCGAATAGTTTCTTTATCCGGCATCCTGACGGCAACTGGTTGATCGATTCACCGCGGTATCTGAAGCATCTGGTGGAGGCCTTCGAGCGCCTGGGCGGCCTGTCCTACATTTTCTTGACGCATGAGGATGATGTGGCTGATGCCGCACGGTATGCCCGCCGGTTCGGTGCGAGGTGTATCATTCATCGGGCCGATGCCCATGCCATGCCGGAGGCGGAAGAGATCATGGAGGGGGTGGACGAGATCCTGTACCGGCCGGAGTTTCGCATTATTCCAGTGCCCGGTCACACGGAAGGGAGCCTCTGCCTTCTGTATCGAGATCGGTTTCTATTCACGGGCGATCATCTCTGGTGGGAGCCGGAAACCAGACAACTGGAAGCACCTCGGCAGTTGGTATGGAACGCCGATGCGCTTGTACGATCTTGCGAACGGCTGGCTCAATATTCCTTTGAATGGGTCTTGGCCGGGCATGGAGGGCGGATCGGCTTGCCACAACATGAGATGCGTGCGGCACTTGAGGAGCTGGTCCTTCGCAGACAAGGGGTGCGCATGTGA
- a CDS encoding DNA-3-methyladenine glycosylase 2 family protein has protein sequence MSGVSPEIAHLCRVDPVMKRVIEEVGPYALLPRARRSPFESLVRAIAYQQLHEKAAESILKRFTALFPGRRFPRPADVLAISAEAIREAGFSRAKIAALQDVAAKALDGTVPTTAAIQRLDDEAIIERLTAVRGVGRWTVEMLLIFQLGRPNVLPVDDFGVRNGFRLAYGLSNMPTPNQVMRYGERWRPYRTAAAWYLWRAVDMAKRRVPPAV, from the coding sequence ATGAGCGGCGTGTCACCGGAAATTGCCCACCTGTGCAGGGTTGATCCGGTGATGAAGCGTGTGATCGAGGAGGTTGGCCCCTATGCGCTCCTGCCCCGTGCACGTCGCTCGCCGTTTGAGTCGCTGGTACGCGCCATCGCGTATCAACAACTACATGAGAAGGCGGCGGAGAGTATTCTGAAGCGGTTCACCGCCTTGTTTCCCGGACGCAGGTTTCCCCGACCGGCCGATGTGTTGGCCATTTCGGCCGAGGCCATTCGAGAAGCGGGGTTTTCCCGCGCCAAAATCGCGGCACTCCAAGATGTGGCGGCGAAGGCGCTGGATGGAACTGTGCCGACCACGGCCGCGATTCAACGGCTGGATGATGAGGCGATCATCGAGCGGCTGACGGCTGTGCGTGGAGTTGGGCGATGGACTGTCGAAATGTTGCTCATCTTCCAACTTGGCCGACCCAATGTCCTGCCCGTCGACGACTTCGGCGTGCGTAACGGATTTCGCCTCGCGTACGGGCTGTCGAACATGCCGACGCCGAACCAAGTCATGCGATATGGCGAACGGTGGCGACCGTATCGGACCGCCGCAGCCTGGTACCTCTGGCGTGCGGTCGATATGGCGAAGCGACGAGTTCCTCCGGCTGTGTGA
- a CDS encoding RidA family protein, translating into MSRRNVSTGGPWEEKIGYSRAVRVGQTVQVSGTTAMTATGLVGKGDPYAQTIQALKTIETALVEAGASIADVVRTRIYMANINQWQEVGRAHGEVFGSVRPATTMVEVKRLIDPEMLIEIEADAIVE; encoded by the coding sequence ATGAGTAGACGCAACGTGTCGACAGGGGGTCCGTGGGAAGAAAAAATCGGCTATTCGCGTGCAGTGCGCGTCGGTCAAACGGTCCAGGTCTCGGGCACGACCGCCATGACGGCGACCGGGCTCGTCGGCAAGGGCGATCCCTATGCCCAGACGATTCAGGCGTTGAAAACGATCGAGACGGCGCTCGTGGAAGCCGGCGCGTCGATCGCCGATGTGGTCCGGACGCGGATCTATATGGCCAATATCAATCAGTGGCAGGAAGTTGGTCGGGCACATGGTGAGGTGTTCGGCTCGGTTCGGCCTGCCACCACCATGGTGGAAGTGAAACGGTTGATCGATCCGGAGATGCTCATTGAAATCGAAGCCGACGCGATCGTCGAGTAA
- a CDS encoding SDR family oxidoreductase — MGSLSGKVAIVTGSSSGIGKAIALRLAKEGAMVVVHYRTRAQQAGEVVAAIQEQGGTAWMIQADMSRADDARRVIAETVARFGRLDILVNNAGKFSPKSFLETTEADFDALIGLHAKGPYFAMQEAAQVLSEHGRIVNITTAGTQLHFHGASAYLGSKRALEQFTKGIAQELAPRGITVNAVSPGITDTGVLTDQYRQIGLQGSPTQRLGLPGDIADVVAFLVSEDARWLTGQTIQAGGGIVM, encoded by the coding sequence ATGGGTTCGTTGAGTGGGAAGGTGGCGATCGTCACCGGGTCTTCCAGCGGTATTGGAAAAGCCATTGCCTTGAGGCTGGCCAAAGAAGGGGCTATGGTCGTGGTCCATTACCGCACCCGCGCGCAGCAGGCGGGTGAGGTGGTTGCGGCGATCCAGGAACAAGGCGGCACGGCATGGATGATCCAAGCCGACATGAGCCGTGCGGATGACGCTCGCCGCGTGATTGCGGAGACCGTCGCGCGATTTGGCCGTCTGGACATCCTGGTCAATAACGCTGGGAAGTTTTCACCGAAATCTTTCCTGGAGACGACCGAGGCGGATTTTGACGCGTTGATCGGTCTGCATGCGAAGGGGCCCTATTTTGCGATGCAGGAAGCGGCGCAGGTGCTCTCGGAGCATGGGCGCATCGTGAACATCACGACCGCCGGCACGCAGTTGCATTTTCATGGCGCCAGTGCGTATTTGGGCAGCAAGCGGGCGTTGGAGCAATTCACCAAAGGCATCGCCCAGGAGTTGGCCCCGCGAGGGATTACCGTCAACGCCGTGTCGCCCGGCATTACCGACACGGGAGTGCTGACCGACCAGTATCGGCAGATCGGTCTTCAAGGCTCTCCGACCCAGCGCCTTGGATTGCCTGGGGATATCGCCGATGTGGTGGCCTTTCTAGTGAGTGAGGACGCGCGGTGGCTGACGGGACAGACCATTCAGGCCGGCGGCGGCATTGTCATGTAA
- a CDS encoding SAM-dependent methyltransferase, translated as MSIRLDQTVPFGRSLGEYELMFSLSASDRERRILDCAAGPASFNAELTAAGGTVYSCDPLYQFTGAEIQRQFFHKLDQVMDQIRATPENWVWRYHRSPDELRQRRIDVMERFLVDYRTGQGTHRYVCGALPALPFARDQFDLALSSHFLFLYSDHFSQTFHLESIRALTLVAREVRIFPLIALRAERSQHLKPVYDQLQREGYRVSIEPVEYELQRGGHEMLRVWRR; from the coding sequence ATGAGTATTCGTTTGGATCAGACTGTCCCGTTCGGCCGCTCGCTGGGCGAATACGAGCTGATGTTTTCGTTGAGCGCGTCCGATCGTGAACGCCGCATTCTGGACTGCGCCGCCGGGCCCGCCAGTTTTAATGCCGAGCTCACCGCTGCCGGCGGGACGGTCTATTCGTGCGACCCACTGTATCAATTCACCGGAGCTGAGATCCAACGGCAATTCTTCCACAAGCTGGACCAGGTCATGGACCAGATCCGGGCGACTCCCGAGAATTGGGTATGGCGTTACCATCGGAGTCCCGACGAACTCCGGCAACGCCGGATTGATGTCATGGAGCGCTTTCTCGTGGATTATCGGACCGGGCAGGGAACACACCGGTATGTCTGTGGTGCGTTGCCGGCCCTGCCGTTCGCGCGTGATCAGTTCGACCTCGCGCTCTCGTCTCATTTTCTCTTTCTATACTCGGACCACTTCTCCCAGACGTTCCACCTGGAATCGATCCGCGCGCTGACGCTGGTCGCGAGGGAAGTGCGAATCTTTCCATTGATCGCGCTGAGGGCCGAACGGTCGCAACACCTTAAACCGGTTTATGACCAGCTACAGCGGGAGGGATATCGGGTTTCGATCGAACCGGTGGAATACGAGCTACAACGCGGAGGCCATGAGATGCTCCGTGTGTGGCGACGGTGA
- a CDS encoding nitroreductase family protein: MDKPAETQFPIHDLLRRRWSPRAYSEQMVEIEKLQSLFEAARWAPSSNNEQPWHFIVGTKADPAAYDRLFACLMEGNKKWVFRAPVLMLSVARLNFEDEGTPNRHAWHDTGMAALSLCLQATAMGLIVHQMAGFDIEKARTDLDIPADHEPVAMIAVGYPGDPAELPDYLRERELKPRERKSVREFVAVGRWNAPPDWLAD, encoded by the coding sequence ATGGACAAGCCCGCCGAGACACAGTTCCCTATTCATGATCTTCTGCGACGTCGCTGGAGCCCGCGGGCGTATTCGGAACAGATGGTGGAAATCGAGAAGTTGCAGAGCTTGTTCGAAGCGGCCAGGTGGGCGCCCTCTTCGAACAATGAGCAACCGTGGCATTTCATCGTCGGGACGAAGGCCGATCCGGCGGCGTATGACCGGCTGTTTGCCTGTCTCATGGAAGGCAACAAGAAATGGGTGTTCCGGGCGCCGGTGCTGATGCTTTCGGTTGCGCGGCTGAATTTTGAAGATGAAGGCACGCCGAATCGTCATGCCTGGCACGATACGGGAATGGCGGCGCTCAGCCTCTGTTTGCAGGCCACGGCGATGGGATTAATCGTGCACCAGATGGCGGGCTTCGACATCGAGAAGGCTCGCACCGATCTCGATATCCCCGCCGATCATGAGCCGGTGGCGATGATTGCCGTGGGGTACCCTGGCGACCCGGCCGAATTGCCGGACTATCTGCGCGAGCGAGAACTCAAACCACGGGAACGGAAATCTGTGAGGGAGTTTGTGGCCGTCGGGCGTTGGAACGCGCCCCCGGATTGGCTGGCCGATTGA
- a CDS encoding HAD family phosphatase, with protein sequence MAMVQDRDGLAFLFDLDGTLVDSVYQHVLAWREATQAAGIELPVWRIHRQIGMSGGLMLHALLRETGRPVSKEEAERIQRVHADAFVRQAPSLRILPGAQDLLNALTAGRVPYAIATSGRLQSAQHTLKLLKLPEGTPVVTRDQVKRAKPDPDLFLAAAEQLKVPIAKCIVVGDSVWDLLAARRASALGVGLLSGGYGREELERAGAYRTYHDPADLLRHLDECGVRPDPLM encoded by the coding sequence ATGGCTATGGTGCAGGATCGTGATGGGCTCGCGTTTCTCTTCGACCTGGACGGCACGTTGGTCGACAGTGTGTATCAACATGTGCTGGCCTGGCGTGAAGCCACGCAAGCCGCAGGCATCGAGTTGCCGGTCTGGAGGATCCATCGCCAAATCGGGATGAGCGGCGGCCTCATGTTGCATGCCCTCTTGCGCGAAACCGGTCGTCCGGTTTCGAAGGAGGAGGCGGAGCGGATTCAGCGAGTCCACGCAGACGCGTTCGTGAGGCAGGCGCCATCGCTCCGCATATTGCCCGGCGCGCAGGACCTGCTGAATGCGCTGACGGCGGGTCGCGTACCCTATGCTATCGCGACCAGCGGACGACTGCAGAGCGCGCAACATACCTTGAAATTGCTGAAGTTGCCTGAAGGCACGCCGGTGGTGACACGCGATCAGGTGAAACGGGCCAAACCGGATCCTGATTTGTTTCTCGCCGCTGCCGAACAGCTCAAGGTTCCCATTGCGAAGTGTATCGTGGTTGGAGATAGCGTATGGGACCTCCTGGCAGCCCGCCGTGCCTCTGCCCTTGGCGTTGGCCTGTTGTCGGGCGGCTACGGTCGAGAGGAATTGGAACGGGCGGGCGCGTATCGCACCTACCATGATCCGGCAGACCTCCTGCGTCACCTGGATGAATGCGGGGTTCGACCCGACCCGCTGATGTAA
- a CDS encoding OsmC family protein has protein sequence MKRNASAQWQGDLKTGKGTVSTDSGVLAGTQYSFSTRFENGKGTNPEELIAAAHAGCFTMALSGQLGAANLVADQLATTATVTMEKLDAGWTVTGIHLDVKGKVPKADQAAWEKATTAAKTGCPISRLLNTTITMNAKLES, from the coding sequence ATGAAACGGAACGCGTCGGCACAATGGCAGGGCGATCTCAAAACCGGCAAAGGGACGGTCTCGACCGACAGCGGTGTGTTGGCCGGCACGCAATATTCATTCAGTACGAGGTTCGAGAACGGAAAAGGGACGAACCCGGAAGAGCTCATCGCCGCCGCCCATGCCGGTTGTTTTACCATGGCACTCTCAGGTCAGTTGGGCGCGGCGAATCTCGTGGCCGACCAGCTGGCGACGACCGCCACAGTCACCATGGAGAAGCTCGATGCAGGATGGACCGTCACCGGTATTCATCTGGACGTCAAAGGGAAAGTGCCCAAGGCTGACCAGGCGGCATGGGAGAAGGCAACCACGGCGGCCAAAACCGGCTGCCCTATTTCCCGTTTATTGAATACCACCATCACCATGAATGCCAAGTTGGAGAGCTGA
- a CDS encoding alcohol dehydrogenase catalytic domain-containing protein has protein sequence MKAIQAARSGGDWELVERDIPHPKPGQVRVKVQACGICHSDMFVKEGYWPGIQFPRIPGHEIAGIIDEVGSVVTAWKPGQRVGVGWHGGHCGQCDACRRGDFILCRSGQVCGISYDGGWAEYVVVPQEAVAALPDELSFEEAAPLLCAGITTFNSLRHSAARAGDLVAVQGIGGLGHLGIQYASKLGFQTVAVGRGKDKEPLARKLGAAVYLDGAAVNPAEELQRLGGARVILATAPDSKAIASMVDGLGANGTLLVVAAPGEPVMVNAITLIGKRASVQGWPSGTAKDSEDTLRFSAMTGVRPMIEQFPLARAQEAYQQMMSGRARFRAVLTMNP, from the coding sequence ATGAAGGCCATTCAAGCTGCACGGTCAGGGGGAGACTGGGAACTTGTCGAACGCGATATTCCCCACCCGAAACCTGGTCAGGTGCGGGTGAAGGTTCAGGCTTGTGGCATCTGTCACAGTGACATGTTTGTGAAAGAAGGGTATTGGCCAGGGATTCAGTTTCCACGCATTCCCGGACATGAAATTGCGGGAATCATTGACGAAGTTGGATCCGTCGTCACGGCGTGGAAACCGGGTCAGCGTGTCGGTGTCGGCTGGCATGGAGGTCATTGCGGCCAGTGCGACGCCTGTCGCCGGGGAGATTTTATTCTCTGTCGCTCCGGACAGGTCTGCGGGATCAGCTACGACGGTGGATGGGCGGAATATGTGGTGGTACCGCAGGAAGCGGTGGCTGCCCTTCCCGATGAATTGTCGTTCGAAGAGGCCGCTCCTCTGCTCTGCGCCGGCATTACCACCTTCAATAGTTTGCGTCACAGTGCTGCGCGGGCGGGCGATCTGGTTGCCGTACAAGGCATCGGTGGGCTGGGACATCTCGGCATTCAGTATGCGTCGAAGCTGGGGTTCCAGACGGTGGCGGTCGGACGCGGCAAGGACAAGGAGCCGCTGGCCCGCAAGCTCGGTGCGGCGGTCTACCTCGATGGCGCGGCGGTGAATCCAGCTGAGGAGCTCCAACGACTGGGCGGGGCGCGGGTGATTCTTGCGACCGCGCCGGACAGCAAGGCGATCGCCTCGATGGTCGACGGACTGGGTGCGAATGGCACATTGCTGGTCGTCGCCGCCCCAGGCGAGCCGGTCATGGTGAACGCCATTACCCTGATCGGCAAACGCGCCTCCGTGCAGGGCTGGCCATCCGGCACGGCGAAGGATTCTGAAGACACGTTGCGGTTCAGCGCCATGACCGGCGTGCGGCCCATGATCGAACAGTTTCCACTGGCGCGCGCACAAGAAGCCTATCAGCAGATGATGAGCGGGAGGGCGCGCTTTCGCGCCGTCCTGACGATGAACCCTTAA
- a CDS encoding ester cyclase, producing MKKQLAEVMKQREGEKANLENFDDLDFNVYSNQRWDRLGRSHAKDIVVHYPDGSTTTGLEPHIAALAPMFVFAPDHKIIDHPIRIASGNWTAVMGTMVGTFSKPMITGNGTTISPTGNAFKLNMVTIGRWEGTTMAEEWLFWDNQTFMKQIGLVP from the coding sequence ATGAAGAAACAGTTGGCCGAGGTGATGAAGCAACGCGAAGGCGAAAAAGCCAACCTCGAGAACTTCGACGACCTTGATTTCAACGTCTACAGCAACCAAAGATGGGATAGGCTCGGTAGAAGCCACGCGAAGGACATCGTCGTGCACTATCCAGACGGGAGCACGACCACAGGACTGGAACCTCACATTGCCGCGCTCGCCCCAATGTTCGTCTTTGCCCCGGATCACAAGATCATCGACCATCCGATCAGAATTGCGTCGGGAAACTGGACGGCAGTGATGGGCACAATGGTCGGCACATTCAGCAAGCCGATGATCACGGGTAATGGGACGACGATCTCGCCGACTGGAAACGCGTTCAAGCTGAACATGGTGACGATTGGACGGTGGGAAGGCACCACCATGGCCGAGGAATGGCTGTTCTGGGACAATCAGACGTTCATGAAGCAGATCGGCCTGGTTCCTTGA